A window of the Fusarium fujikuroi IMI 58289 draft genome, chromosome FFUJ_chr09 genome harbors these coding sequences:
- a CDS encoding related to panthothenate kinase/uridine kinase-related protein, producing MDGDLIKTTGKLIQRVERLLAWQKLSCPTQRILIALAGVPGSGKTTISDALIQELKRNGISDVAVLAMDGFHYTRTTLSSFLDPDEAFRRRGAPFTFDATALVDLVVLLRKTPVTTPDEPETIIKAPGFDHARKDPIPDAVEISSRTRIVIVEGNYVLLDQDPWRRISTLVNDKWFVDVPVDIARERLASRHLRAGIETTIEAAIQRANENDIPNGDYIRSHLIEPNVRIIN from the exons ATGGATGGGGATTTGATCAAGACAACAGGAAAGCTCATTCAGCGTGTCGAGCGTCTTCTGGCCTGGCAGAAACTGTCATGTCCAACGCAACGAATCTTGATTGCCTTGGCTGGCGTACCAGGATCCGGCAAAACCACCATTTCAGATGCTTTGATCCAAGAGCTGAAGAGGAATGGTATTTCTGATGTCGCAGTCCTTGCCATG GATGGGTTCCATTATACTCGCACGACTCTCTCTTCCTTCCTCGACCCTGATGAAGCATTTCGAAGACGTGGGGCACCTTTCACATTCGATGCCACTGCCTTGGTAGATCTCGTAGTGCTACTCAGGAAAACACCTGTGACGACACCTGACGAGCCCGaaaccatcatcaaagcGCCAGGCTTTGACCACGCGAGAAAAGACCCGATCCCCGATGCCGTTGAGATCTCTTCACGCACTAGAATTGTTATCGTCGAAGGCAACTATGTACTCTTGGACCAAGACCCTTGGAGACGCATTTCCACGTTGGTAAACGATAA ATGGTTTGTAGATGTCCCAGTCGACATAGCAAGGGAACGGCTGGCATCCCGACACCTCAGAGCCGGAATTGAGACGACGATAGAAGCGGCGATCCAGCGGGCCAACGAAAACGATATACCGAACGGAGACTACATAAGATCCCATCTGATCGAACCAAACGTACGCATCATTAACTGA
- a CDS encoding related to quinate transport protein: MAGDQISGEEQLAAVPKKGVWRQLRENPYIFGLSMFSSLGGFLFGYDQGVVSGVLTMESFAADFPRIYLDSGFKGWFVSTLLLCAWFGSLINGPIADYIGRKGSILLAVVVFTIGSAFQAGRAVAGLAVGMLTMIVPMYMSEVSSPGIRGTLVVLQQLSITLGILVSYWLEYGTQYIGGHRCAPDIPYSGGTSDKRTFDPRYDVGPNGCTGQSEAAWRVPFALQIFPALVLGIGMIFFPESPRFYLMRHKEDEALAALAQLRQVHVDSEYITAEYLAIKTEVMFDESVSAEKFPGKKGLSLFAAQHVALVSTWPAFKRLAIGCCIMFFQQFMGCNAIIYYAPTMFAQLGLSGNTSGLLATGVYGIVNTLSTLPALFLIDKLGRRPLLMCGAAGTFISLVIVGGIIGGFGSGLADNKAAGWVGIVFIYIYDVNFSFSFAPIGWVLPSEIFNLGNRSKAMAITTSATWMCNFIIGLVTPDMLANLGWGTYIFFAAFCLLAFLFTYFFVPETRGKSLEDMDLVFGDTASHEEKARLMEIASSMGLTEAVPGHKIGLAKEDDTTAEHFA, encoded by the exons ATGGCTGGTGACCAAATTAGTGGCGAGGAGCAGCTAGCTGCAGTACCCAAGAAGGGTGTCTGGCGCCAGTTGCGTGAGAACCCTTACATCTTCGGACTCTCTATG TTTTCCAGTCTTGGTGGCTTCCTCTTTGGCTACGATCAAGGCGTCGTGTCGGGCGTGTTGACCATGGAGTCGTTCGCCGCTGACTTTCCACGAATTTACCTTGACAGTGGCTTCAAGGGTTGGTTCGTCTCAACCTTGCTTCTCTGCGCGTGGTTTGGGTCTCTCATCAACGGCCCCATTGCCGACTACATTGGTAGAAAGGGCTCGATCCTCCTAGCTGTTGTCGTCTTTACTATAGGCTCAGCTTTTCAGGCTG GACGTGCTGTCGCTGGTCTTGCAGTTGGAATGCTGACCATGATTGTACCCATGTATATGTCTGAGGTGTCAAGCCCCGGCATCAGAGGTACCCTCGTCGTTCTGCAGCAACTGAGCATCACTCTTGGCATCCTTGTGAGCTACTGGCTAGAGTACGGGACCCAGTATATCGGTGGCCATCGATGTGCACCCGATATTCCGTACTCAGGCGGCACTTCCGACAAACGCACGTTCGATCCTCGATACGATGTCGGCCCCAATGGTTGTACAGGCCAGTCCGAAGCTGCTTGGCGAGTTCCCTTTGCCCTCCAGATATTCCCTGCGCTTGTTCTGGGCATCGGCATGATATTCTTCCCCGAGTCCCCACGCTTTTATCTCATGCGCCACAAGGAAGACGAAGCCCTCGCCGCTCTGGCTCAACTCCGTCAGGTTCATGTTGACTCAGAATACATCACAGCTGAGTATCTGGCCATCAAGACAGAGGTTATGTTTGATGAGTCCGTTTCGGCGGAGAAATTCCCCGGAAAGAAAGGCCTGTCCCTCTTCGCTGCTCAGCATGTCGCTCTCGTGTCTACGTGGCCTGCCTTCAAGCGCCTCGCTATCGGCTGCTGCATCATGTTTTTTCAGCAGTTCATGGGCTGCAATGCCATCATCTACTACGCCCCTACAATGTTTGCTCAGTTGGGACTGTCTGGAAATACATCTGGTCTTTTGGCGACTGGTGTATACGGCATCGTCAACACCCTCTCAACATTGCCCGCCCTCTTCTTGATTGACAAGCTCGGTCGTCGTCCGTTGCTCATGTGTGGTGCAGCCGGAACGTTCATCTCTCTCGTTATTGTCGGTGGCATTATTGGAGGCTTCGGCTCGGGTCTCGCCGACAATAAGGCTGCTGGCTGGGTTGGCATTGTCTTTATCTACATCTACGACGTCAACTTTTCATTTTCCTTCGCGCCCATCGGTTGGGTCCTGCCTTCGGAAATTTTCAACCTTGGCAACCGATCCAAGGCTATGGCCATCACTACTAGCGCTACTTGGATGTgcaacttcatcatcggccTTGTGACACCTGACATGCTTGCCAACCTTGGCTGGGGTACCTACATCTTCTTTGCCGCATTCTGCCTTCTCGCCTTCCTCTTTACCTACTTCTTCGTCCCTGAGACTCGTGGAAAGAGTTTGGAGGATATGGATCTCGTCTTTGGCGATACTGCATCTCATGAGGAGAAGGCCAGGTTGATGGAGATCGCATCTTCCATGGGCTTGACAGAAGCCGTGCCTGGGCACAAAATCGGTCTAGCTAAGGAAGACGATACTACTGCAGAGCACTTCGCATAG
- a CDS encoding GAL4-Transcription factor has product MPELCAVWEAVSLYYLTRVERRLANVERLFHQLLPDVDVNEALVSRGVEAPVDASQLNTALSPSSNPTSPEAPVQASGAILDAVPAESDGFDWQEDVDELTDGMASLSVEPRGAGYLGPTAGVFFLRSLLLWTGHSRPFIGNSPEVLRPYAGVESSSQLSNAVTSRQVIEQLVNGYFEVYHRSYPFVHEPTFRAQLHEVIQRPKPRSWQMLLYTIMALGAWCLDNNNTELDDELYHLALSFGDAESLFASADLTFVQALILFSNLSQKRNKPNTGSNFLGLATRMALSLGLHRELPEWNISLLQREMRRRVWWGLYMFDSGASTTFGRPILLPGEEAMDVRPVLNIDDEDLTSGTKVSPEEVNRPTLYSGMKYQSDLHVKSNYISNRLLSSSCVAPDDALPMDATLDKWSSTLPEYLRLDHHVPSAELAFYFNRSRLWWRFWNLKIIIFRQLFLKRAIGKGNNSITVPVNEVDERCMNIAALAASATIVSIDQYTTERQRTRLVTWYSIYFTFHASLVIVLAILSNPESPDMPKWQEDVNTVRHIFRQVFADNELATRCANIIDVILPDPLLTSGDWANVQLDPMLMDFSTWPAASADEFASVLGWADWANFPQ; this is encoded by the exons ATGCCTGAGCTGTGCGCGGTCTGGGAGGCCGTGTCGTTATA CTATCTTACCAGAGTTGAGAGACGCCTGGCAAACGTGGAGCGCCTGTTCCACCAGCTTCTCCCTGATGTTGACGTCAATGAAGCCCTAGTATCTCGGGGTGTTGAGGCTCCTGTAGACGCATCCCAGCTGAATACAGCTCTGTCGCCATCGTCAAATCCTACATCGCCTGAAGCTCCAGTACAGGCCAGCGGTGCCATTTTAGATGCCGTGCCTGCAGAAAGCGATGGTTTCGACTGGCAGGAAGACGTGGATGAGCTGACTGATGGGATGGCGTCGTTATCCGTCGAACCGAGAGGGGCGGGATACTTGG GACCGACTGCTGGTGTCTTTTTTCTCAGATCGTTGCTTCTCTGGACCGGTCATTCGAGGCCCTTTATTGGTAATAGCCCTGAGGTTCTTCGACCATACGCTGGAGTAGAATCCTCTTCCCAGCTATCTAACGCGGTCACGTCAAGGCAGGTTATTGAACAATTAGTAAATGGCTATTTCGAGGTCTACCACCGCAGCTATCCTTTCGTGCACGAACCCACGTTTCGAGCCCAGCTTCACGAGGTTATACAGCGACCAAAACCACGCTCATGGCAGATGCTACTCTATACCATCATGGCGCTGGGGGCTTGGTGtctcgacaacaacaacaccgaactcgatgatgagctgTACCATCTCGCCTTATCTTTTGGAGATGCTGAGTCTTTGTTTGCTAGCGCCGATCTGACCTTTGTCCAAGCCCTCATCCTGTTCAGCAATCTAAGCCAGAAGCGAAATAAGCCTAACACGGGATCTAATTTTCTGGGGCTCGCGACACGAATGGCTCTAAGTTTAGGTCTTCATAGAGAGCTCCCCGAGTGGAATATCAGTCTCTTACAGCGAGAGATGCGCCGTCGTGTTTGGTGGGGGCTATACATGTTTGACAGTGGTGCTTCGACGACCTTTGGGAGGCCGATACTTCTTCCGGGTGAAGAGGCAATGGACGTGCGACCGGTTCTGAatattgatgatgag GACCTTACAAGTGGAACAAAAGTCTCTCCAGAAGAGGTAAACAGGCCGACACTCTACTCAGGCATGAAGTACCAAAGTGATCTACATGTCAAGTCCAACTACATCTCCAATCGTCTGCTCTCATCGTCATGCGTGGCACCAGATGACGCGCTACCCATGGATGCAACACTGGATAAGTGGTCTAGCACATTACCAGAGTACTTAAGGCTGGATCACCATGTCCCTTCAGCCGAGCTTGCGTTCTACTTCAACAGGTCACGTCTTTGGTGGCGATTCTGgaacctcaagatcatcatcttccgcCAGTTATTTCTTAAACGAGCAATTGGCAAGGGGAATAACAGCATAACGGTACCAGTcaatgaggttgatgaaaggTGTATGAACATTGCGGCACTCGCTGCGAGTGCGACGATAGTTTCGATCGATCAGTATACTACGGAGAGACAGAGAACTAGACTTGTGACTTGGTATTCAAT CTACTTTACATTCCACGCTTCCTTAGTCATCGTCCTTGCTATCCTCAGTAATCCAGAATCACCAGACATGCCCAAGTGGCAGGAGGACGTCAACACAGTCCGACACATCTTCCGACAAGTATTTGCAGATAATGAGCTTGCGACTCGCTgcgccaacatcatcgacGTTATTCTGCCGGACCCTCTGTTGACATCGGGTGATTGGGCAAATGTCCAGCTTGATCCCATGCTGATGGACTTTTCGACGTGGCCGGCAGCTTCTGCTGACGAGTTTGCCAGTGTTCTTGGCTGGGCTGACTGGGCCAACTTTCCGCAGTGA
- a CDS encoding related to protein-arginine deiminase type II, which yields MKFPTVLTLALFATCDALKVTILADTNRDGKVDKKDIDGKSSWTANRGALILPNIGDTGLRCAKKWGPSVDIISSNETYLDLCNDATDDIQRNPKYLAPLKTLPISGLSPSAKGSIQVTDKTAAAKVRVFTKKSNKWIYVAGDYVFTTKELSSGLELGVDARDVRRPKGWDGNAKIQFTVTDGKTKATDTVAVRVAPVLTHHHGQVAQRIFSTGVNEPGSNPQQQQFVDDIKRNVASSGIKDPIFLFDNQDVWTQDFFEPGYSSMPGPNGPITIRIMIRSVQSSRRSGRDAFHELRNDKVGAVQHPGDGDSIDSTGNLETIPPYKHNGKSFPQGRTIMGAWDGRAPLMVDFLKAQEVQDPLILDTSWLYVGHVDEFLQFLPTYNERGWIIMVADPLKGLDLLKKASKAGHGSVRAVSRSLQVEEKKQELCLPRQTIQEALKFKNFDAIQKSSAQRIEANLNILKRETGITDKDIFRVPMPFYYAESNSWLCPGQKPSDSTAEEDASKTPQKSSSKTGITLKGATGPIYKAKSIVEAGTPKNSLQRRAIDTATQVLALWPGTVNGLVLPDQKVLAPKPWGPVINKQDIFANAVSEVYASAGYNITYQDDWFSHFKFQGDVHCGSNSWRAVDIKF from the exons ATGAAGTTTCCGACTGTCTTGACACTAG CGTTGTTTGCAACATGCGATGCTCTCAAAGTGACCATCCTCGCAGATACCAACCGCGACGGAAAAGTCGACAAGAAAGACATCGACGGCAAATCTTCATGGACCGCTAATCGAGGTGCCTTAATCTTGCCCAACATCGGCGATACTGGCCTTCGTTGCGCTAAGAAATGGGGACCCAGCGTCGACATCATCTCCAGCAACGAGACTTATTTGGATTTGTGCAATGATGCGACAGATGACATTCAACGTAACCCGAAATATCTTGCGCCGCTCAAAACACTTCCCATATCTGGATTGAGCCCATCTGCTAAGGGATCCATCCAAGTCACTGATAAAACAGCCGCAGCAAAGGTCCGTGTCTTTACAAAGAAGAGTAACAAATGGATCTACGTAGCGGGCGATTATGTGTTCACTACTAAGGAGCTTTCATCGGGTCTCGAGCTGGGTGTTGATGCCCGCGATGTTCGTCGACCCAAGGGCTGGGATGGAAATGCAAAGATACAGTTCACAGTCACTGATGGCAAGACAAAAGCAACCGACACTGTCGCTGTGCGAGTTGCTCCTGTATTGACTCACCACCACGGGCAGGTCGCCCAGCGCATCTTTTCAACGGGTGTGAACGAACCTGGCTCCaaccctcagcagcagcagtttgTGGATGACATCAAGCGCAACGTCGCCAGTTCCGGTATCAAAGAccccatcttcctcttcgacaaCCAAGATGTCTGGACACAGGACTTTTTTGAACCTGGATACTCAAGCATGCCTGGCCCGAATGGCCCGATTACTATCCGGATCATGATCCGATCGGTCCAGAGCTCCCGTAGATCCGGCCGCGACGCATTCCATGAACTCCGAAACGATAAGGTCGGCGCAGTTCAACATCCAGGTGACGGCGATTCTATCGATTCCACTGGAAATCTGGAGACTATTCCGCCCTACAAGCACAACGGAAAGTCGTTCCCTCAAGGAAGAACGATCATGGGCGCTTGGGACGGAAGAGCTCCTCTCATGGTTGACTTTCTCAAGGCCCAAGAGGTCCAAGACCCTCTGATTCTCGATACGAGCTGGTTGTACGttggccatgttgacgaGTTCCTTCAGTTCCTGCCTACCTACAATGAACGTGGATGGATCATTATGGTTGCCGATCCgctcaagggtcttgatcttctgaaGAAGGCGTCGAAAGCCGGTCATGGAAGCGTCAGGGCTGTTTCCCGTTCACTTCaagtggaggagaagaagcaggagtTGTGTCTTCCCAGGCAGACTATCCAAGAGGctctcaagttcaagaactTTGACGCCATCCAGAAGAGCTCAGCTCAGCGCATTGAAgccaatctcaacatcctgaAGCGAGAGACTGGAATCACTGACAAGGATATTTTCCGAGTTCCTATGCCATTCTACTATGCTGAGTCAAACAGTTGGTTATGTCCCGGACAGAAGCCATCAGATTCAACTGCAGAGGAAGATGCCTCCAAAACGCCTCAAAAGAGCTCAAGCAAGACCGGCATTACGTTGAAAGGCGCTACGGGACCTATTTACAAGGCGAAATCGATCGTAGAGGCCGGTACTCCAAAGAACTCACTGCAACGACGTGCGATTGATACAGCTACACAGGTTCTGGCTCTCTGGCCAGGTACCGTCAATGGTCTGGTTTTGCCGGACCAGAAGGTCCTTGCACCTAAGCCCTGGGGTCCCGTAATCAACAAGCAGGATATCTTTGCGAATGCTGTATCCGAGGTATATGCTAGTGCCGGGTACAACATTACTTATCAGGATGATTGGTTCTCTCACTTCAAGTTCCAAGGAGACGTTCACTGTGGCAGCAATTCGTGGAGGGCTGTAGACATCAAGTTTtag
- a CDS encoding related to integral membrane protein — protein MAGLQPNIWAGVAIPWLAALTSLILRVCARRMTKMSWWFDDYFTILAFLFATGYCGIMVEWTLHAYLGVNIPDSMPTDEREAILQRARFLAYFNSLCYASSIACSKLAILCLYWRLFRISSIRIPIMVMLVMVVIWIILRTFMLTFRCVPVQSLWDYTITDKVCNINSDQFFLGTITTHFIMDIIILVLPIIEVFRLRLRTGQKLAIGALFLLGTIVCIASMFVLIVLVNYPDNTTQMPHDYAMFCILGSVEVNIAIVSACFPLLRPVFVHVLPSSFLSSYGKSSQPISRPSNAIKLTTLIRTNKDREADETSSTHQLADVENGLHYHSGDGSRSEGVHTMISSEQSGSGPEFDTAGIHVRNDTVVEIKQVENKGFYRLE, from the exons ATGGCTGGACTCCAACCTAATATCTGGGCTGGTGTCGCGATCCCATGGCTCGCGGCTTTGACATCTCTTATTCTTCGCGTCTGCGCCCGGCGCATGACCAAGATGAGCTGGTGGTTTGACGATTACTTCACCATCCTGGCGTTTCTCTTCGCGACGGGGTATTGCGGTATCATGGTTGAAT GGACGCTACATGCTTATCTCGGAGTGAATATTCCCGACTCAATGCCTACCGATGAGCGCGAGGCGATTCTGCAACGAGCACGATTTCTGGCCTACTTCAACTCCCTCTGCTACGCATCATCAATCGCTTGTTCCAAGCTCGCCATCTTGTGTCTGTATTGGCGATTGTTTCGCATTTCATCCATTCGCATTCCGATCATGGTGATGCTGGTTATGGTAGTCATCTGGATCATCCTCCGAACCTTCATGCTCACATTTCGTTGCGTCCCTGTCCAGTCGCTTTGGGACTACACTATTACGGACAAGGTctgcaacatcaacagcgaCCAATTCTTCCTGGGAACCATCACGACTCATTTTATCATGGATATAATCATCCTGGTCTTACCCATTATTGAAGTCTTCAGACTTAGACTTCGGACAGGTCAAAAGCTAGCAATCGGAGCCTTGTTCCTTCTTGGTACCAT TGTATGCATTGCATCAATGTTTGTGCTGATTGTGCTTGTTAACTACCCCGATAACACAACGCAGATGCCTCATGACTATGCCATGTTCTGTATTCTAGGCTCTGTTGAAGTCAATATCGCCATTGTCTCTG CGTGCTTCCCTCTTCTACGTCCAGTATTTGTGCATGTTCTCCCTTCCAGTTTCCTCAGTTCATATGGCAAAAGCAGTCAGCCTATCAGCCGACCGAGCAATGCCATCAAGCTTACAACTCTTATTCGGACAAACAAGGACCGGGAAGCGGATgaaacaagctcaacacaTCAATTGGCAGACGTTGAGAACGGACTGCATTATCATTCTGGTGACGGGTCACGGTCCGAAGGAGTGCATACTATGATCTCGAGCGAGCAATCGGGTTCTGGTCCTGAATTCGATACGGCGGGAATCCACGTGCGAAATGACACGGTAGTGGAGATTAAGCAAGTTGAAAACAAAGGCTTCTATCGGCTTGAGTAG
- a CDS encoding related to aldehyde dehydrogenase (NAD+), mitochondrial, with protein sequence MTKPSINLKGDFVQIIDGQSAPTKETRHGLNPANLQEMDQVPVATQQDLDRAVAAAKKAFKIWSKTPYEERRESVLAFADAVDSHRNEFQALLTAEQGKPIPQAAYETDAAIEWMRGMAQIPLPEDVLEDTEQRTIISRYTPIGVVAALVPWNFPLLLATGKIAPALLTGNVIIVKPSPFTPYGGLKLVELAQQFFPPGVVQSLSGDDKLGPWMTSHPGVDKISFTGSTATGKAVLRSASSTLKRVTLELGGNDPAIIFPDVDIDKTAEKVAFFAFLNSGQICLNLKRIFVHQSIYPQFKEALVKHVKSYTLGDGSKEGVTHGPLQNAPQFKRVKGFFEDIEKEGWNVAVGGKIDSSEGYFVNPTIIDVPPETSRIVVEEPFGPIVPLLTWSSEEEVIERANDTSMGLGASIWCNDIRRAHRIAREIQAGNVWVNTHFDLTPMAAFGGHKESGIGTEWGANGLKGFCNVQTLFLNKNVVS encoded by the exons ATGACCAAGCCtagcatcaacctcaaaggTGACTTTGTGCAGATCATCGACGGACAAAGCGCCCCCACCAAAGAAACTCGACATGGATTGAACCCTGCAAACCTACAAGAGATGGACCAAGTCCCTGTAGCGACTCAGCAGGATCTCGATCGTGCGgtcgcagcagcaaagaaggCCTTCAAGATATGGAGCAAGACTCCTTATGAGGAGCGTCGCGAATCTGTTCTTGCTTTTGCTGATGCTGTGGACTCTCATCGTAATGAGTTTCAAGCTCTCCTCACAGCTGAACAAGGGAAGCCA ATTCCCCAAGCTGCGTATGAGACCGACGCTGCTATCGAGTGGATGCGTGGTATGGCTCAGATTCCGCTTCCAGAagatgttcttgaagacaCGGAGCAACGCACCATCATTAGCCGCTACACGCCTATTGGAGTCGTTGCAGCTCTCGTGCCCTGGAACTTCCCTCTTTTGCTTGCCACGGGCAAGATCGCCCCGGCACTATTGACCGGGAACGTGATTATCGTAAAGCCATC TCCTTTCACCCCGTATGGCGGTCTAAAATTGGTTGAGCTCGCACAGCAGTTTTTCCCGCCTGGCGTGGTTCAATCGCTTAGCGGCGATGATAAACTTGGGCCTTGGATGACTAGCCATCCTGGTGTGGACAAGATCAGCTTCACAGGCTCAACAGCGACAGGCAAAGCTGTTCTTCGAAGCGCCAGCTCCACGCTGAAACGCGTAACCTTGGAACT CGGCGGCAACGATCCAGCCATCATATTTCCGGACGTCGATATCGACAAGACTGCTGAGAAAGTAGCCTTTTTCGCATTCCTCAACTCAGGTCAGATTTGCCTTAACCTCAAGCGAATCTTTGTGCACCAGAGCATTTATCCCCAGTTTAAAGAGGCACTTGTCAAACATGTCAAGAGCTATACTTTGGGCGATGGATCTAAGGAAGGTGTAACACACGGCCCATTGCAGAATGCTCCTCAGTTCAAGCGTGTAAAAGGCTTCTTTGAGGATATCGAGAAGGAGGGCTGGAATGTTGCTGTGGGCGGCAAGATTGACTCTTCTGAGGGGTATTTTGTCAACCCTACGATCATCGATGTACCCCCTGAGACTTCCAGGATCGTTGTTGAAGAACCATTCG GACCAATTGTGCCACTTCTCACGTGGAGTAGTGAGGAAGAGGTGATCGAGCGTGCAAATGATACGTCTATGGGACTTGGAGCTTCTATTTGGTGCAATGACATTCGTCGTGCTCACCGTATTGCACGAGAGATTCAGGCTGGCAATGTCTGGGTTAACACTCATTTCGACTTGACTCCAATGGCAGCATTTGGCGGCCATAAAGAGAGTGGTATTGGCACTGAATGGGGTGCCAATGGTTTGAAGGGCTTTTGTAACGTTCAGACCCTGTTTCTGAACAAGAATGTCGTCTCGTAG
- a CDS encoding related to long-chain-fatty-acid-CoA ligase, with product MNLSRPFIPRLIPAISYSTSVQPIWSNPHEPVPLIARAPRLSIVQGPINPPLWNRTLGNLVKEQAEQRGKRTAIVIPWQSRRLTYEDLEYRSSIAAKALLKAGLKQGDAVGIFAGNRFEYIELFLASARIGCPFVVFNTTNSPHELCSAVARSDCKALFIASSIGSIKADDHVYQVATTTDVGATLEQLILFDRSPSQELFNCHRYEDFLNEGTDGTITEEQLERAETRVQPADVLNMQFTSGTTGLPKVSMLTHNNLLNDGRYVGHAMRLTQDDVVCCPPPLFHCFGLVMGFLASFTHGSTIVFPSDRFNAKQTLDAVEAEKATALLGVPTMFISELEQMESQPQKITTVRTGLVAGSPVSPSLMDELRAKMNVQGMLIAYGMTETSPVTFITSLDDPDDRMLTSLGRVLPRTAAKIVDTKGHIVPIGERGEICTSGFALQKGYYKDEVKTQEAMRYDEDGVLWMHTGDEGYLDEQGYGFITGRIKDLIIRGGENLSPSEIENQLLRHPAVREACVVAVKDKIHGEVVAAFLQACSQEKKPSDEDIRVWVLQDLSPVKVPAFIFWLGHDGVDAELPKTGSGKYQKHIIRGIANRLAGRRGTPED from the exons ATGAACCTATCTCGTCCGTTCATCCCACGTCTCATTCCGGCCATATCCTACTCAACATCTGTTCAGCCGATCTGGTCTAACCCACATGAACCCGTACCTTTGATCGCACGAGCCCCGAGACTTTCTATAGTCCAAGGCCCCATCAACCCTCCACTTTGGAACAGAACCCTGGGAAATCTGGTCAAAGAGCAAGCTGAGCAGCGCGGTAAAAGAACTGCGATTGTTATACCATGGCAAAGCAGAAGACTCACATATGAGGACCTTGAGTATCGCAGCTCTATTGCCGCTAAAGCCCTTCTAAAAGCAGGCTTGAAGCAGGGCGATGCAGTTGGAATATTTGCCGGCAATCGCTTTGAGTACATCGAGCTATTTTTGGCATCTGCTAGAATTGGTTGTCCCTTTGTGGTGTTCAACACGACAAACTCACCTCATGAGCTTTGCTCTGCCGTGGCTCGTAGCG ATTGTAAGGCGTTGTTTATTGCGTCGTCCATTGGATCGATAAAGGCGGACGATCATGTTTACCAAGTTGCTACGACAACAGACGTAGGCGCAACTCTGGAGCAGCTTATTCTGTTTGATAGATCTCCATCACAGGAACTGTTTAACTGTCATAGATATGAAGACTTCCTGAATGAAGGCACTGACGGAACTATAACGGAAGAACAACTTGAGCGAGCCGAGACTCGTGTTCAACCTGCTGACGTCTTGAACATGCAATTTACCTCTG GTACTACTGGCCTTCCGAAAGTCTCCATGCTCACACACAA CAACTTGCTCAACGATGGTAGATACGTGGGGCATGCCATGAGACTCACCCAAGACGACGTTGTATGCTGTCCGCCCCCTCTATTCCACTGCTTCGGTCTAGTCATGGGATTCCTCGCCTCCTTCACCCATGGTAGTACTATCGTGTTTCCATCCGACAGATTCAACGCGAAGCAAACTCTGGATGCAGTTGAGGCAGAGAAGGCTACTGCACTACTCGGTGTGCCCACAATGTTCATATCAGAGCTGGAACAGATGGAATCACAGCCTCAGAAAATCACAACAGTGCGTACTGGTCTCGTTGCTGGCTCGCCTGTGTCGCCTAGTTTGATGGATGAACTGAGAGCCAAGATGAATGTCCAGGGCATGCTTATCGCATATGGAATGACTGAAACAAGTCCTGTAACATTCATAACTTCCCTAGACGATCCTGATGACAGGATGCTAACCAGTCTTGGTCGCGTTCTTCCCCGTACCGCAGCTAAGATAGTCGACACGAAGGGACACATAGTTCCCATCGGCGAGCGTGGAGAAATCTGCACTAGTGGGTTTGCCTTGCAAAAAGGATACTACAAAGACGAGGTCAAGACACAGGAAGCAATGAGatatgatgaggatggcgtGCTGTGGATGCATACCGGTGACGAGGGATACTTGGACGAACAAGGTTACGGTTTCATCACTGGCCGTATCAAAGACCTGATCATTCGCGGCGGTGAGAATCTGTCTCCCAGCGAGATTGAGAACCAGCTTCTACGTCATCCCGCAGTCCGAGAGGCATGCGTGGTGGCAGTCAAGGATAAGATCCACGGTGAAGTAGTCGCAGCCTTTTTACAGGCTTGCTcacaagagaagaagccatcagATGAAGATATCAGGGTTTGGGTTTTACAGGATCTGAGCCCAGTCAAGGTGCCGGCATTCATCTTTTGGCTTGGCCACGATGGCGTGGATGCTGAGTTACCCAAGACGGGAAGTGGAAAGTATCAGAAGCATATCATTCGCGGTATTGCAAATCGGCTAGCAGGAAGGAGAGGCACGCCAGaggattga